caatttttcatttttcatttgtcaGGTGCTTCTGTTACAACCTCTATATCAGGGATGGCCAACCCGTGGCCCGCCTTGGAAAGTTTTGCGGCCCGcgacatttatcaaatatttacaaaaaaaaaattatttttgtgccGATAGAATATTCTGGAATGCCAGCGCAACGCagtatcttataattttatatgtggcctaattttgaataaaaaaatataaaaatatgagattataataatattttggctgatgacctttttttttttttttggcaatccTATATGTGGCCCGCAGGattgtaatgtatttaaaaagtgGCCCGCAAGATCATTTGGGTTGACCATCCCTGCTCTATatggtaagttttttttatttgttttcattgtTATAAAAGATAagtcacaaaaaaaagttttggttTCTATCTATGTTTTCTACAcgagaaatgtaataaaaacgttgttttaccTTGATAAACGTTAGTATTCGAACTACGAGGGTCGGTCATATTGATACAATCCTGTGGTTAACTTTGAATCGTTAAATTACGTTTAAAATCGGTAATACTACGATTTGCCAAAACTCAAACAATGTAGACACGAACATACAAGTGggtattgaaaaataacaaatcgaCGCTTAACAGTCAACACCTCAAGCCCTCAATCACAGCTGGCTCAACGATCACtcgatcgtatattataatattatcctatactataaaatattttaataaaataaagtaatctAAGACCgtgtaataataaactatattataatagtcgagCCACAGAATATAAGTCATAACTGGTAACTCACATCTCCCAGTGTACTCTGTTGCATGTCAATTTAACGGCCAATGAAATGAGGCGAACTACAACAATGGCTGGGGAGGGTGGGATGCGCCAACCTGACCAAAACTCTTATTGTTACTGACATACCTATTGCCtatctattttcaattttgtcatGCTCTGTAGTTGTAGTCTCGGTcagattaacaaaataataataaaaaacaacaataataataatgaacatcTGCTACGCGATACGATACGCGATACGATTTacgaatattataacatgatacGATAAATTGCTTAATAGCTCAATGCTCTTCGGACACACACCGACGACATCTACATAATATGCTATTTACAAtagtaattgttatttatattttaactctgAATTAAAGAATTTCACCGTCGTCACTTTTTGCGCAGAAACTCTGACGAAATTGAGTGAAATTAATACCGAAATAATATGTCGAGTGACGGAACTTAGCCGAAATCCGAAGGCCGGTTAACCACGTCTGTTCGCACGTCTTGCCGTCTTCCCGTGTGCGAATTCGTCTGGTTAAATcgttggtaaaaataattttcaatagatCATTTGTGtcgtttctttttatatttcgGTATGAAACGTTCTAATATTAAGTCATAAACGTATGTTCGAATGATCTCGAGTCGTCAGTCCCAGTATCGATGCGTACCCAACAATGTCCCGTCGCACCGCTGCCGACGTGTGATCACCATAGCGAATAGCGATCGACAATTCCGTCTGTTGAATCCTCGGTTGAATCATTGTGATTAATATTTGATTCGGTCGTGCAAATATCGCAATTCTCGCATGTAATGGATAATCAGAAAGTATGCAAATTAAAGTTCAGAAAACGGAAGGCAGCTCCGAACGTAACGTTTTGCATGAAAACTGAGAGAAATGCGTCGAATAAAAAAGTAAGAGCGATTGCACAATGTTAGTGAGTAGCATGGACCCTAGTCCCCAGTGTTTTGTCTccaaactaattttaattttggttttgtttTACTTAGGAAAGGGATAATTTTGACTTTTAAACTtcgagtttttattattttgttagaaattTCCAACAACTATTCAACAAACCATATCTAACTATACGTTGtctataaaactaatttatcacCAAGTacctttaaagttttttttttttggaagttATTATCAGTCGAtggacttattagttattaattatctaataatataaacactaatTACATCATAGATAAACATGCAGCATTCATGATTAATAAATTGGTTTATTGCTGACCGTTGTTGtcaaaaaaaacttgaattaatGAACAATTCGgcgatttaattataatatatacatatcactttatgaaatttatttacttatgtgtatataatgatGTTAAACGTAGTCATTGtatactatgttatattaatataatataatatattcaataaacatTGTATGTTATGTCTAAATTTCAGAACTTAACGAATCGTATCGTAAACTTAGTTGAAGTACAAAAATGATGTTTTCCCAGCTGTTCCTAGGTTATTTAATTTACAGCGTCTATGCTACATCATAGTTGATCATATTACAATACTACATTACTATCTATTCAATAGAAATAAATCTCTTAATTACtattgaaaaactaaaattaaaattatatgtaaactaaccaataaaaattattgaattttacaaaTACTAAGGAAGAAATAAAGCATATGAATAGAATATAGCACATAGAAATATGTTCATTATGACTGTAAACATGTCATAGAAATTAGAATTCTCAAACTTTCAAACTGTAATTTTTCCATTTGATTCAACCTGAATAATACagcaaacatattaattattttatgtatttattgaaacaagatttttttttattaaataataaattaaaagatcttgcttcaatttattatgtattaatcataataaattatgactagTGGCATGCTCAGCTTTTTTGAAGGGAACAGGgctgttataaattattgattattctcAGACCATATTATTTAACAGTAAATATACTTTCATtgctttacatattttatatgtcaaAAATAAGCTAAAGTGGAAAATATAAAACCCTCATGTCCACTGACATCATGCCCCTGAATATGTCTGtaaacttgaattaaatttaaatgttctcTATAAAgtttatcaacaatattttactttaatctATGTTGAATATTTACAGATATTAGAAATTATTCAAAAGCCATTATCTGAGAGAACAATTGATGACAAAGAAATTCTTAATACATATAAGGATACAGTACAGAAGATATCTcaaaggtatttaatttttactatatattttagttattaatcttaacttttttaataaataacatttatactttCAATTAGTCTCAATACAGTTTTTATAAGAACCATAattctgttttttatttattaaaattggtaTGATAATTGTGAAGAATACTgtgtttcaaattattttttactcatttcacattcttaaaaatgttgaattcaataatatggaTTATAGATTATCTGGTACTGGTTTGTTATAACCCCGCTCAGGTGAGTAAAAACTTTATAACCTCGCTCCTTAGGTTTATTTTCTCCTTGCTatatagcaggggtggccaaaccgcggctcgcgtcatagacttttgcggctcgcatcttaacaTAACATACGTAAATTAAggtaagagccaagatgtaaaaaaaaaaaaggtcatataatatgacctttctttttttttttacatcttggctcttcaatttttattaatatatttggtggcttgcgagtctcttctcgctggaCACCCCTgctatacagaataataaatatatccgAAAAAACTtccataataataacagtaaatttttttaatataatatatatataacaaaagtatataatgagtgataataatagaaaaaaaaattaatataaaataatttaaaaaaaaagtgtatttaggtaatgaataatgatgtaaacggtcaattaaaaatgtttaggctTTCTGTGATACCCAAAATTCTGGGATTTTATGTAATAAACGCATATAGggcaggtacctaatattaatgattGGTTTTACctgtcaaattattatcatagattattaatacgatatatttatattttttagtatggaTAGTGGGGAGATAACAAACCTGAGTGGCAGAGCTATTAATGCTTACACTCGCCCGAGCGGGGTTTTAAGAAACCCGTATCTatcttaaaactaataattgaatattaaccTGTACAAATTAGTTTaagtgtaattaaatattaattatttttttaaaaatacgcaataatttaaaaaaaaaataaaccacaaGCCAATGATGCAGCTATCGAGGctttaatactaataaagtaataatgaaaaaaataataactaataaataaatattaatttatagaatttttttttttaggttagaTAGACAAAAGAAATTAAAAGAGCGATGTCAAGAGTTTGAAGATCCAGTTGAAGTATTAGATCCAAAATGTGAAGAACTTGCAAAGGCTATTTTGTCTGCATCAAATTTAGTGGTCTATACTGGTGCCGGAATAAGCACGGCAGCTAAAATACCTGATTATAGAGGCTCAAATGGAATATGGACATTATTAGATCAAGGAAAAGATATTGGGTGTGTAATAGATGTACTGCCATCaacaattatctaaaaaattccagattttttcatttgtaagaTTTATGCCTTGAGATTTCAAATCAAGATTTGAAATgtatatgaaaacaattaagatattttattcctcttccaatacctacctatattataatacttgaacattttaatattattgtataatcttTAGAAACTtagcaaaattatatattaatatttaaatatcttaaatataagTGATAACTAGACCGGTGATTTCCAACTAAAAACCAAGCAAATGAGCACTAAAAATTCTTTAATTATGCCTAAATATATGCTTTAAAAAGttcaaattcaaattgtttttgtagtaactcaaaaataattaactgtatgGTTACTGATAGAATGTTATTTGGCCGCGCATTCTAATAAACATGGGTTCTAGTAGGTCTAATTTCTTCCACCATGAACCATCTTACTCTGTCGTAAACCAACGCTTGACGACTACAGCTGATCGCATCGTAAACAATAATTGCTTGACAATATGATAGCCGATCACCTGATGACATATTGGGAGTCATATTGGTGGGAGATGCGCGGACTACGATAAGTTTTTGTCGTCACCCAGTAGTGTTCTCTTGGTAACTGGACTatagatattttacatttttgtcaaaTGTTTATATGTCCTTATTtcattcaagaaaaaaaatactgtgactattttttagttatttatagaaaagaaactaaattgtaaattaaaaatacctataaatagctcCAAAACATCcaaactatttttgaaaatattatcatatacaggAAGtagtaatagaaatattttgtgaacatttcaagtatcatactgttaattatttttgaattacaacataataagaaaatcgtggaaaaaccaaattattagataataatttatgtaaaatgaaATCTTTTTAGCTTATAGTAAATTAAGTACTATTCGTTAAACTTAATTGTTCTAATCTATTTTAATAGGTTTTGGACCAGTTAAAGTATGATAAGTATAAGTTATTCGATAGACCGGTACTTACCCTATCCAGACACTGCCTTTATGTAACGATCATGCTGACCCCACCTGTGTTTAAACCTAAAAAAAGACAAACTAATATAATGCAAATTTCAAAAcgtattagtttatattataggttttttaattactaGGTCCGATCCCTGAGTAACTCTTAGTCTATACATTAGTTATTAACTTTTTAGCgatgttcttttttttcttaacatttctTTAGCCATACTAAGGAAAATATTACATTGAATCTACTTTTATCTACCAtggtatatcaatattttgtctAAATATAAAGTGCTttctaataaatcaaaaatttgaaagtattttgtatttaaatgccattttttgtgatttattaGAGAACacattaaatttagaatttataatattaaaattaataaataacatcaattattactaaaatgctaaatatttataagctataatatattatacatttatgctaagatattaattatttatttagatgtcACGACTTAAGCCAAGCAGAACCCACATTAACACACATGGCATTATATCGATTATACCGTGAAGGGTTACTGGGACATGTCGTTTCTCAAAATTGTGATGGGTTGCATTTAAGAAGTGGTCTACCAAGACCAGCATTGTCAGAAGTTCATGGTGATATGTTTATAGAGGTATTTGggattttatatgtttatatggtttcattttatttgtgaacatatgaattaaaataaaatattaatttataggtatgcaACAATTGTAAGCCAAACAGACACTATTTGCGAATGTTTGATGTGACAGAACATACAGCAAGATTTAATCACAAAACACTAAGGTTATGTTATGCTTGTCATAAACCGTTGAAAGATACAATTGTTCATTTTGGAGAACGTGGTAAACTTCAATGGCCAATTAATTGGTCAACGGCTTGTAAACACGCTGAGAAAACTGATGTAATCTTGTGTTTAGGATCCAGCTTAAGGGTAATGTTTATGATGGTTgcctaaagtaaaaaaaaataaaaacattttaagttattgGGGTTTTTATTGAATTGATTTTGTGATTAGTtttggttaatatttataatatttattataatttcagtttttttcagtttcagtgaactaaaaattaataattttatgttataaaaatgctaaacattaaacaataatagttataaacattatgttattaGGTTCTGAAAAAGTATCCATGGCTTTGGTCAATGGATAGACCAGCTAAAAAGAGACCAAAGTTATACATTGTGAATCTTCAATGGACTCCGAAGGATGACCAAgctacactaaaaataaacggtacaataaatttcttttacatgatattaaaaatagattagataaaataataaaataatgttccaGGTAAATgtgatgaaattatgaaaaaagtaaTGTCAATCTTAAATTTGGATATTCCTAAATATCAACGTTGTCTAGATCCTATATTTCACCATGCCACAATGTTAGTAGCAGCTGAAGAACATACGACAGTACATCCTGTTTTAGCTGTTCCGACTGATGATGTTCAAAAAACAGATTCAAATACTATaacaaaatgtgaaaaaatagaATTAGATATTAGTAACggtaaaaatattaccaaaatgTGTTCAGGATCAAAAGACCTAATTCAACCAGTTGATCTCAGTTtagtaaaattagaaaataatatatccatagTTGATCAAAGTGAATCAATTAATTCTCCGTCGTGTTCAAATATGGATTTTGTTCCAAGCTTAAGTAATTTTTGGAGACCTTTTATAGAAGGTGTTGATCAAAATTCATTAGAAGGACGAAATATGCTTTCATTGGTTGAACCAATAGTACCATATCTAAAtccattttttatcaataatatggaAACTTTAGGATTGTCTCCAACACCCGTTGAtcagttttataaaaactttgTATATCAAGCATGTATAGGATTGGCTGCAGTTGAAAAATTGCNNNNNNNNNNNNNNNNNNNNNNNNNNNNNNNNNNNNNNNNNNNNNNNNNNNNNNNNNNNNNNNNNNNNNNNNNNNNNNNNNNNNNNNNNNNNNNNNNNNNAAATAGAAAAAAAGCtgacaaacaatttaaaaaaaaaaaaaagagatgtTAGTGAAGATAaagatgatattaaaaaaacggATGTTTCAATAAATCGATATTGTACATTTTGTCATCCAGTTTATGGTTCAACTAAATGCCTGTTTTATCATCGATATGAGTCAAAGTTCAAAGAAGACGTAGCCATTTGTCTGTGTTGTGATGATGATGATACAGATGAAGAAGacgaaaatgaactaaaaactGAAGAAATAGTGGATAAGAATGATGAAGTTATAGAAAAGGCCAAAGTTACTGCTGGCTGGTTTGGGAAAGGTTACAAgaaaagaatgaaaaaaaagaaataggtataattatttattttaaaactagtttTTCTCATTATTTCTTTACCTTccagtatttaaattaaactacaattgaaattgaaaggttgtgtatttctaaaaatatctataatggTATTAGTACCCAACTGGTAACAATCATTACTTGGGCATACCGttacttatattatcatattttttatattaaaatcatgtttaGAATTGGTttagtttgttataatttaaaatttgaaacgattATTGCCTATCCAGcatttttcatcatattttcaatttttacattcaTCTGTtagatttatgattatttaataattctttcatattttacactattattattgtgttagagAAGTAATTTTTCTAATAAGATTTAAATGTGGTTTATTGAAGTGCAATAATGATTTGTTGTGAtttattcattttgaattttgatttttatttacttttttttatttgtgtttttacaaTCTTGCTAAGTAATAATACACGTTTTTTCGTTTCACTTAcagttaatattgttttgaaaataatgtcctTTTcaacccatatatttttattgataatcatttaaatattatatcatcataggTGTGCGCATGGGGACATCAGAGGCAGCATAACATGCGACTCTTGAATTTTTGGGGGGTTACCACAGCCAGCCAATATTGAATAATAGGcttcagtaaaattatatttccaaaaacaatGACCATTTTaggtaaaacaattatatacattttttattatttttttggagaaTGTAAACTATAGATGgatattttatggttataaaaTTTACCAGTATAGAACAAATCAACCTGACTACTTNNNNNNNNNNNNNNNNNNNNNNNNNNNNNNNNNNNNNNNNNNNNNNNNNNNNNNNNNNNNNNNNNNNNNNNNNNNNNNNNNNNNNNNNNNNNNNNNNNNNgaattataagttataaccaatttttttaaacatttgatttaGACCTTTTCTACAGGTTTCTAATTATTTgtgagtaggtacttatttaattaatatgaataaagtatattattatacctttaataaatactggttcacaaaatataatcattaatctgTCGTGTAAACTATAAATTAGAAATCGCTTTAGGTTTTTTACCGTAGGTAACTTGTCgtactttttaattataaattttataaattttagacaaattataataatatataataattataataaaatataacaccttcataatttttaagataaagtCAAATGTCAATTacatttattacctactatactcAGAGGTGTATTGGTACGGATACGCGGGTATACTTAGCAGATTTTCGATTTTCAGCGCATACCCAATGTAAAATCTCATTTTACGCTCCTAAAATAACCTGAAAaccaaataaaagttaaaacttatttattaaatattagttcgtaggaaaaattgttatggtgttttaatgaattatttatcgaCTGAAGTattgaatataacaatatgcgttgtgtttaatgtattttaagttcaatttagtTTGAACTTTCAAGAAACTTCAAGTGTGTAAACTGTATAACCCGTAAGGTGTATTGACCACTGGTatccgttttaatttttaaatttaaataattttactttttagtttttaaatataaacggtGCACCTTTGAATCGATGGAACACAGAAGTATATGTTAAGTCATGGCTAATTAGCCAACATGCAGCTGCTGATGATACAAGaacaaatatattgaacatcgatataattttggtaaataaagaaatatagtACAGATATGAcaagattttcaattttgttttagcACATAATCCAACCTTGAACATGttaaaaagtaacaaaatagATAACtaaggaatatattttatgagtctttgctattactaaatatacttgatgttattatattgtgaataaagtgaTATAAagaaacctaacctaacctatttacgtggaaccttcttttaaatttttaatccttagatataaaactacaaaaattgaacattttgtacatttttaactacaaaataattattaaattttaaatttgataaatgttgtcaatatttgaactttaaatgcgtataaaaaaaaattgtgcgtttatgtatttttaatatttgttattgtaacaatCCCTAACAGCACAAAGTCAACTATCATACTGCCACTGTATGGATACCCTAATGTTCGTGTCCAGGGATTAACCTTCCAGGGATGTACATGggaaatccttttttttttatttatgttcaaCCTAATGCCAACAGGTTACCCATTTACTGCCATTTGATTACTAACAGACTTCTACTACTAACTTTTggatacttaatacttatagacTACCTACTTGTTCACTATCTATAATGATTAGTGATTCCCAATGAAgttgaaattataaactaacattatgaataataataataataattttagagctaattgtatttgaaattaaaaatgtcatgatattttttttaacaataatgtataatataaacaataacattggagataaaaattaaaatttgtaattgacatacataataaatattaaatttatagtaaatgGTAGGtaagtttaaagaaaaaaaaataataattccagttacaaaataacatcataataatgtCTTCATACAGTGGCGGCTATCCAACAAAATAAAGGtgtatcaaattttgaataaattaaagttaaattagttttacaataaaattgcatttgaaaatattattgtttgtatgaaatataataatatactctaaaaatgTCATCTACCAACgcacaaataacatttttaaattacaacaaaataactaaaatcgttattttcagtttttaaaatgtaatttattcagAATAGTAGGCCGTCAATCCGGCATGAATATTTACCAAACAAAACCGTGTTAATTGATTATCACCGGTCACCTTATCAtactcaatatattttgtttaatacagTCCACTATTCTcctgaacaaataatatttgatttgttttcgattgtttttattttgtacctaaataGTATTGACACTTTCGACGACGAGGAGatacttttttatatacctatataattcatAACCTTTGTGAGCGATGCctaaagcgacgtgaaaaaatTCTGCGACATACCGGCGGAGGCTATTAAGCGTGGAATAAGACGGAAGGGTCGGGCCGAAGTAACCGCGGGAAGGTACCTCGAAACCTTACCGCGGAACTCCGACCACATGCCGGCTTATCTTCGCCCAACTCTGGCCGAGAGCTAGCGGGCCCAGTCAACCTGCGAGCGAACACGTGCAAGGAGGAAGTCTGACTGGGAGACACCCTTCGACAAGCACCAAATCCGATTTATCGGTACGGACACGGCATCCGTCACAAAAACCGTACCGTTACAAGTAAGGTCGGATCGCGGCAGCTTAAAATCCTGCCCCGATCACCGACGCTAACGGGAAAACAGTCGTTGTGGGTACTGGAAGAAACGGTCTTCGAAATCCCATTCCGCGGGCGTGAAGAGAGCCCCGTCAGAAACCCGCCCTTGCCAAGCGCCTGGGCGGAGCCGACGCTTCACGAGCATTGTTACCCGAGCCCGGCCGGTGGGCGCGTACGCCCTCGCGCGTCCGCGCGTGCCGTCCGCACTCGGGTAACTGATGTGGATGGCCTCGCGGAGACTGTGGGAGTACCGTCTTAGTAGGAGGGAGGGAATTGTCCGGCGTGGCGCAGAACTTTCGAAACCCACCGATCAACCTCCTTGCCTGAGCGTTGCCAGCAGAACATCGTATGGCGCTCGGGCGCCCGGTGTTCCTGTCTGGAGGGACGAGTCTGCGCCACTCAAGGCGAGAAGTAGCCAGTCCCGCTTAAGTGGAAATAGGG
This portion of the Acyrthosiphon pisum isolate AL4f chromosome A1, pea_aphid_22Mar2018_4r6ur, whole genome shotgun sequence genome encodes:
- the LOC100165290 gene encoding NAD-dependent protein deacetylase sirtuin-7, which translates into the protein MDNQKVCKLKFRKRKAAPNVTFCMKTERNASNKKILEIIQKPLSERTIDDKEILNTYKDTVQKISQRLDRQKKLKERCQEFEDPVEVLDPKCEELAKAILSASNLVVYTGAGISTAAKIPDYRGSNGIWTLLDQGKDIGCHDLSQAEPTLTHMALYRLYREGLLGHVVSQNCDGLHLRSGLPRPALSEVHGDMFIEVCNNCKPNRHYLRMFDVTEHTARFNHKTLRLCYACHKPLKDTIVHFGERGKLQWPINWSTACKHAEKTDVILCLGSSLRVLKKYPWLWSMDRPAKKRPKLYIVNLQWTPKDDQATLKINGKCDEIMKKVMSILNLDIPKYQRCLDPIFHHATMLVAAEEHTTVHPVLAVPTDDVQKTDSNTITKCEKIELDISNGKNITKMCSGSKDLIQPVDLSLVKLENNISIVDQSESINSPSCSNMDFVPSLSNFWRPFIEGVDQNSLEGRNMLSLVEPIVPYLNPFFINNMETLGLSPTPVDQFYKNFVYQACIGLAAVEKLQIEKKLTNNLKKKKRDVSEDKDDIKKTDVSINRYCTFCHPVYGSTKCLFYHRYESKFKEDVAICLCCDDDDTDEEDENELKTEEIVDKNDEVIEKAKVTAGWFGKGYKKRMKKKK